A part of Diceros bicornis minor isolate mBicDic1 chromosome 10, mDicBic1.mat.cur, whole genome shotgun sequence genomic DNA contains:
- the AMMECR1L gene encoding AMMECR1-like protein isoform X1, with translation MGKRRCVPPLEPKLAAGCCGVKKPKLSGSGTHSHGNQSTTVPGSSSGPLQNHQHVDGSSGRENVSDITLGPGNSPITRMNPASGALSPLPRPNGTANTAKSLVVTAEMCCYCFDVLYCHLYGFPQPRLPRFTNDPYPLFVTWKTGRDKRLRGCIGTFSAMNLHSGLREYTLTSALKDSRFPPLTREELPKLFCSVSLLTNFEDASDYLDWEVGVHGIRIEFINEKGVKRTATYLPEVAKEQDWDQIQTIDSLLRKGGFKAPITSEFRKTIKLTRYRSEKVTISYAEYIASRQHCFQNGTLHAPPLYNHYS, from the exons ATGGGAAAAAGACGTTGTGTTCCTCCACTCGAGCCCAAGTTGGCAGCAGGCTGTTGTGGGGTCAAGAAGCCCAAGTTATCTGGAAGTGGAACGCATAGTCACGGGAACCAGTCCACAACTGTCCCTGGCTCTAGTTCAGGACCTCTTCAAAACCACCAGCATGTGGATGGCAGCAGTGGTCGGGAAAATGTGTCGGACATAACTCTGGGACCTGGAAACTCTCCCATTACGCGAATGAATCCCGCATCGGGAGCACTGAGCCCTCTACCCCGGCCCAATGGAACTGCCAACACCGCCAAAAGTCTGGTGGTGACTGCAGAGATGTGCTGCTACTGCTTTGACGTCCTCTACTGTCACCTCTATGGCTTCCCACAGCCACGACTTCCTAGATTCACCAATGACCCCTA tcCGCTCTTTGTGACATGGAAGACAGGGCGGGACAAGCGGCTTCGTGGCTGCATTGGGACCTTCTCAGCCATGAATCTTCATTCAGGACTCAGGGAATACACGTTAACCAG TGCACTTAAGGACAGCCGATTTCCCCCCCTGACCCGAGAGGAGCTGCCTAAACTTTTCTGCTCTGTCTCCCTCCTTACTAACTTTGAGGATGCCAGTGATTACCTGGACTGGGAG GTAGGGGTCCATGGGATTCGAATTGAATTCATCAATGAAAAAGGCGTCAAACGTACAGCCACATACTTACCTGAGGTTGCTAAGGAACAAG ACTGGGATCAGATCCAGACAATAGACTCCTTGCTTAGGAAAGGTGGCTTTAAGGCTCCAATTACAAGTGAATTCAGAAAAACGATCAAACTCACTAG GTACCGAAGTGAGAAGGTGACAATCAGTTATGCAGAATATATTGCTTCTCGACAGCACTGTTTCCAGAATGGCACTCTTCATGCCCCGCCCCTCTACAATCATTACTCCTGA
- the AMMECR1L gene encoding AMMECR1-like protein isoform X2: protein MGKRRCVPPLEPKLAAGCCGVKKPKLSGSGTHSHGNQSTTVPGSSSGPLQNHQHVDGSSGRENVSDITLGPGNSPITRMNPASGALSPLPRPNGTANTAKSLVVTAEMCCYCFDVLYCHLYGFPQPRLPRFTNDPYPLFVTWKTGRDKRLRGCIGTFSAMNLHSGLREYTLTSALKDSRFPPLTREELPKLFCSVSLLTNFEDASDYLDWEVGVHGIRIEFINEKGVKRTATYLPEVAKEQDNYTGITSDKTDAGAGCLGTAIVRCVGRSSHVSEIPFRLVPLFSLDWDQIQTIDSLLRKGGFKAPITSEFRKTIKLTRYRSEKVTISYAEYIASRQHCFQNGTLHAPPLYNHYS, encoded by the exons ATGGGAAAAAGACGTTGTGTTCCTCCACTCGAGCCCAAGTTGGCAGCAGGCTGTTGTGGGGTCAAGAAGCCCAAGTTATCTGGAAGTGGAACGCATAGTCACGGGAACCAGTCCACAACTGTCCCTGGCTCTAGTTCAGGACCTCTTCAAAACCACCAGCATGTGGATGGCAGCAGTGGTCGGGAAAATGTGTCGGACATAACTCTGGGACCTGGAAACTCTCCCATTACGCGAATGAATCCCGCATCGGGAGCACTGAGCCCTCTACCCCGGCCCAATGGAACTGCCAACACCGCCAAAAGTCTGGTGGTGACTGCAGAGATGTGCTGCTACTGCTTTGACGTCCTCTACTGTCACCTCTATGGCTTCCCACAGCCACGACTTCCTAGATTCACCAATGACCCCTA tcCGCTCTTTGTGACATGGAAGACAGGGCGGGACAAGCGGCTTCGTGGCTGCATTGGGACCTTCTCAGCCATGAATCTTCATTCAGGACTCAGGGAATACACGTTAACCAG TGCACTTAAGGACAGCCGATTTCCCCCCCTGACCCGAGAGGAGCTGCCTAAACTTTTCTGCTCTGTCTCCCTCCTTACTAACTTTGAGGATGCCAGTGATTACCTGGACTGGGAG GTAGGGGTCCATGGGATTCGAATTGAATTCATCAATGAAAAAGGCGTCAAACGTACAGCCACATACTTACCTGAGGTTGCTAAGGAACAAG ATAATTATACTGGGATCACATCTGACAAGACAGATGCAGGAGCAGGATGCCTGGGGACAGCCATTGTGAGATGTGTCGGGCGATCATCTCATGTCTCTGAAATTCCGTTCAGACT TGTGCCTCTCTTCTCCTTAGACTGGGATCAGATCCAGACAATAGACTCCTTGCTTAGGAAAGGTGGCTTTAAGGCTCCAATTACAAGTGAATTCAGAAAAACGATCAAACTCACTAG GTACCGAAGTGAGAAGGTGACAATCAGTTATGCAGAATATATTGCTTCTCGACAGCACTGTTTCCAGAATGGCACTCTTCATGCCCCGCCCCTCTACAATCATTACTCCTGA